One Patescibacteria group bacterium DNA window includes the following coding sequences:
- a CDS encoding PIN domain-containing protein, whose protein sequence is MKEIIYLETSVISAYFDFKRQDAERKEITIHFWKEIIPCYDLVISDLVVAELNKITDLQNREKLLSKVRGMKRLGISSKIENLSQEYINFKIIPGSKLEDAIHLAIATVNNIDYLVSWNYRHLVGAVQRKKIIEFNEKFGLSIPSISTPNDFLEI, encoded by the coding sequence ATGAAAGAGATAATATATTTAGAAACTTCAGTAATTTCAGCTTATTTTGACTTTAAAAGGCAAGATGCCGAACGAAAGGAGATTACCATTCATTTTTGGAAGGAGATAATTCCATGCTATGATTTAGTAATTTCAGATTTAGTAGTTGCGGAGCTAAATAAGATTACAGATTTACAAAACAGGGAAAAACTTTTAAGCAAGGTGAGAGGAATGAAGAGATTGGGAATAAGCAGTAAAATAGAAAATTTATCGCAGGAATACATAAATTTTAAAATAATACCCGGATCAAAATTGGAAGATGCTATCCATTTAGCAATTGCTACGGTTAATAATATTGACTACCTTGTTTCATGGAATTATCGGCACTTAGTTGGGGCAGTACAGCGAAAGAAAATAATAGAATTTAATGAGAAATTTGGTTTGTCAATTCCTAGCATTTCAACGCCGAATGATTTTTTAGAAATTTAA
- a CDS encoding MFS transporter, translating into MQKSQSKNQPPQKQAKSHLKLFVVFGFVLAVANALSAYVHSSYLSQFVGEKNVGFVFTVAHFLVFLMILNYTKFINWLKIFKASIAVFLAMIVCLISLGLSNSIAPAIISFLAYVVFLNLVWISFDIYVEHFSRDEITGRIRGTYMTGLHIAWFLSPLATGQILKKFNYSFLYLIASVLVFLVMIGFYVKFKDLKVNHFPKPHFLRAIKKIYKNNLLNGIFIIAFLLHAFYCAFIVYAPIYLTKYLGFQWHQVGIMFTVMLSTFVLFTYPAGWLADKYLGEKELLTIGIFIMGVSAIVFGLADSTSFWVWLIILVCTRIGASLVEIMRDTYFFKRVDVKDIHIINLFRNTGPLAYVITPLLATLVLHFFGFQYIFVLAGVLVLTGLWFSARIKDTL; encoded by the coding sequence GTGCAAAAAAGCCAATCAAAAAATCAACCACCCCAAAAACAAGCAAAATCCCATCTTAAACTTTTTGTTGTTTTTGGTTTTGTTTTAGCTGTTGCCAATGCTTTGTCTGCGTATGTTCATTCATCTTACCTAAGTCAATTTGTCGGCGAGAAAAATGTCGGCTTTGTTTTTACCGTCGCTCATTTCTTGGTATTTTTAATGATTTTGAATTATACCAAGTTCATTAATTGGTTGAAGATTTTTAAAGCCAGTATCGCGGTATTTCTGGCAATGATCGTCTGTTTAATTAGCTTAGGTTTATCTAACAGTATTGCCCCGGCTATTATCTCTTTTTTAGCCTATGTGGTTTTCCTAAATTTAGTCTGGATATCCTTTGATATTTATGTTGAACATTTTTCTCGCGATGAAATCACTGGCCGCATTCGTGGAACTTATATGACTGGTTTGCACATTGCTTGGTTTTTGTCGCCTTTGGCCACTGGCCAGATTTTAAAAAAATTTAATTATTCATTTTTATATTTAATTGCTTCGGTTTTAGTATTCTTGGTGATGATTGGCTTTTACGTAAAGTTTAAGGATTTAAAAGTTAATCATTTTCCTAAACCCCATTTTTTAAGGGCCATAAAAAAGATTTATAAAAATAATCTGCTAAATGGAATTTTTATAATCGCCTTTCTTTTGCATGCGTTTTATTGCGCTTTTATCGTGTACGCGCCAATTTATCTCACTAAATATCTTGGCTTCCAGTGGCACCAGGTTGGCATTATGTTCACAGTTATGCTTTCAACATTTGTTTTATTTACCTATCCGGCCGGCTGGCTGGCTGATAAATATCTTGGCGAAAAAGAACTGCTCACAATTGGTATTTTTATCATGGGCGTTTCTGCTATTGTTTTTGGCCTTGCCGATTCCACGAGTTTTTGGGTTTGGCTTATTATTCTTGTCTGCACTCGCATTGGCGCCAGTTTAGTGGAAATTATGCGCGATACTTATTTTTTCAAAAGAGTTGATGTCAAGGATATTCATATCATTAATCTTTTTCGAAATACCGGACCGCTGGCTTATGTCATCACTCCGCTCCTCGCTACCCTTGTCTTGCATTTTTTTGGATTTCAGTATATTTTTGTTTTAGCTGGAGTTTTAGTATTAACTGGTTTATGGTTTTCAGCAAGGATAAAAGACACATTATAA
- the mnmA gene encoding tRNA 2-thiouridine(34) synthase MnmA produces the protein MNKNKPKVLVAMSGGVDSSVAAALLLEQGYEVIGIFMKFWSESLTGSGQGIRPTQLGGRLGPLTQSILPENKCCSIEAYEDARRVADKLNIKLYTMNMKSIFKKRVVDNFLDEYSRGRTPNPCVECNKYVKFGEFLKRAKRLDCDYIATGHYVKKTRKQKNKKAKKQTKLLVTSYQLRMANDKAKDQSYFLWTLSQAQLKHCLFPIGDYTKPQVRKVAKKKKLPVFEKAESQGICFIKDKRHYDFLRRHLKLKPGPIITLDGVKEKGIKPGSVIGEHQGLPLYTIGQRREILIGGIGPFYVVKLDYQKNILYVANKFDQELLFKDQLTAKNINWISGFEPKFPLKCRARIRYLHPAVEAVLTKNITKQHKIFVKFKKSQRAITPGQSVVFYSKNEVLGGGVIE, from the coding sequence ATGAATAAAAATAAGCCAAAGGTTCTTGTAGCCATGTCCGGCGGCGTTGATTCTTCAGTCGCCGCTGCTTTGTTATTGGAACAGGGTTATGAGGTCATCGGTATTTTTATGAAATTCTGGTCAGAGAGTTTAACCGGGTCGGGTCAAGGGATCCGACCCACCCAGCTTGGGGGTAGATTGGGTCCCTTGACCCAATCTATCTTACCCGAAAACAAATGTTGCTCTATCGAGGCCTATGAAGATGCCCGGCGCGTTGCCGACAAGCTCAATATCAAACTCTACACCATGAATATGAAATCAATTTTCAAGAAACGCGTGGTTGATAATTTTTTAGACGAATACTCTCGCGGTCGCACTCCTAATCCTTGCGTTGAATGCAACAAATATGTCAAGTTTGGTGAGTTTTTAAAACGCGCTAAAAGGCTTGACTGTGATTATATTGCCACTGGTCATTACGTCAAAAAAACAAGAAAGCAAAAAAACAAGAAAGCAAAAAAACAAACTAAGTTACTAGTTACCAGTTACCAGTTACGAATGGCTAACGATAAAGCCAAAGACCAATCATACTTCCTTTGGACCTTATCCCAAGCCCAACTCAAACATTGTTTATTTCCAATCGGTGATTACACCAAACCCCAAGTCCGCAAAGTCGCTAAAAAGAAAAAATTGCCAGTGTTCGAGAAGGCCGAATCTCAAGGCATTTGTTTTATTAAAGATAAACGGCATTATGATTTCCTCCGCCGTCATCTCAAACTCAAACCCGGTCCCATCATCACCCTCGACGGTGTCAAAGAGAAGGGGATTAAACCCGGTTCAGTCATCGGCGAGCATCAAGGCCTGCCATTATACACAATCGGCCAGCGCCGGGAAATTCTTATCGGTGGCATTGGCCCGTTTTATGTGGTAAAATTAGATTATCAGAAGAATATTTTGTATGTGGCTAATAAATTTGATCAGGAACTCTTATTTAAAGATCAGCTCACAGCCAAGAATATCAACTGGATTTCAGGGTTTGAACCAAAGTTTCCACTGAAGTGTCGAGCGAGGATTCGGTACCTGCACCCAGCGGTTGAGGCTGTTTTAACCAAAAATATCACAAAACAACACAAAATTTTTGTGAAATTCAAAAAATCCCAACGCGCAATAACCCCTGGCCAGTCAGTTGTTTTTTATTCTAAGAATGAAGTTCTCGGCGGGGGAGTGATAGAATAA
- the uppP gene encoding undecaprenyl-diphosphatase UppP, whose protein sequence is MSHPIILGIIQGLTEFLPISSSGHLILVPKILGIRDQGLDFDVIVHLGTLVAVLFAFRKKLRDIFKGVFGRGRGQEANARLGALIILSIIPAGLAGFLFKDLVENNFRSNIVVAANLIFWGLVLWLADSYSKRAHFKTKNVNSVGIFQTITVALSQALALIPGTSRSGVTMSFGMLTKMDRKTAVEFSFLISIPIIAAAAGYELFNLLREGIVIEEAKSLLVGFAAAAISGFIAIKLLLAFIKRFGFKLFAVYRILLGAAILILL, encoded by the coding sequence ATGTCCCATCCCATCATTCTCGGCATTATCCAAGGATTAACAGAGTTCTTGCCAATTTCCAGCTCTGGGCATTTGATTTTAGTGCCCAAGATTTTAGGTATTCGTGACCAGGGTTTGGATTTTGATGTAATTGTTCACCTGGGAACATTAGTCGCGGTTTTGTTTGCGTTTCGTAAAAAGTTGAGAGATATATTCAAGGGTGTTTTTGGCAGGGGCAGGGGACAGGAAGCTAATGCTCGCCTTGGAGCTTTGATTATTTTATCTATTATTCCAGCCGGATTGGCTGGTTTTTTATTCAAGGATTTGGTTGAAAATAATTTCCGTTCCAATATTGTGGTAGCTGCCAATTTGATCTTTTGGGGTTTAGTTTTATGGCTGGCAGACAGTTACAGCAAGCGAGCTCATTTTAAAACCAAAAATGTTAATTCTGTTGGAATTTTTCAAACAATTACAGTGGCGTTAAGTCAGGCGTTAGCTCTTATTCCCGGAACTTCGCGCAGTGGGGTTACTATGAGCTTTGGCATGCTGACTAAGATGGATCGAAAAACAGCTGTGGAGTTTTCCTTTTTGATTTCTATTCCGATTATTGCCGCTGCCGCCGGCTATGAGTTGTTTAATTTATTGCGAGAAGGGATTGTTATAGAAGAAGCAAAGAGCTTGTTAGTGGGTTTTGCGGCTGCTGCTATTAGCGGTTTTATAGCGATTAAATTGTTATTAGCATTTATAAAACGATTTGGATTTAAATTGTTTGCGGTTTATCGGATTTTGTTGGGAGCAGCGATTTTGATTTTGTTGTAG
- a CDS encoding type IV secretion system DNA-binding domain-containing protein — protein sequence MPTDNDQNLTLLAETNFRNRRVKFGIKEDDRRRHMYLIGKTGMGKTTVIENMIIQDIRAGNGVALVDPHGDIADKILDYIPSNRVNDVVYFNPADLDFPVAFNVLEQVDASHRHLVSSGLVGVFKKIWADSWGPRLEYVLRNAILALLEYPGSSLLGIMRLLVDKAYRKKVISKVTDPVVRSFWVDEYSKYPDRFQSEAIAPIQNKVGQFLSTFLIRNIVGQVKSKLDMREIMDTKKIFIMNLAKGRVGEDSSALLGAIMITKVQLAAMSRVDIPEEERKDFYLYVDEFQNFATESFANILSEARKYRLDLIIAHQYIEQLDETVQAAVFGNVGTIMCFRIGAADAEAVVKEFEPEFTETDLVNLAKFDVYMKLMIDGVSSAPFSAGTLPPLAADIQEGNREKIIKISRERYAEPRKEVEEKINRWSGMMDEGRENGVGEGDGGGAGKKVGFRPTGSAGRDTSPKFEATCSHCGEKTDLPFKPDPARPVYCRECLQKVRSGEVKPARAPRRPSGSAQPQPSAGPEPVTKKVPEEVSLKDAMSQGTVAFDGKKKNKNDDQNDR from the coding sequence ATGCCCACAGATAACGATCAAAACTTAACTCTTTTAGCCGAAACCAATTTCCGCAATCGACGGGTGAAATTTGGTATCAAAGAAGATGACCGTCGCCGGCATATGTATTTGATTGGTAAAACCGGTATGGGAAAAACAACAGTTATTGAAAATATGATTATTCAGGATATTCGGGCGGGTAATGGGGTGGCTCTAGTTGATCCCCATGGCGATATTGCGGATAAAATTCTTGATTACATTCCATCAAACAGGGTTAATGATGTGGTTTATTTTAATCCGGCGGACTTAGACTTTCCTGTTGCCTTTAATGTTTTGGAACAAGTTGACGCTAGCCATCGCCACTTAGTTTCCTCGGGTTTGGTGGGAGTCTTTAAAAAGATTTGGGCAGATTCTTGGGGTCCGCGTTTGGAATATGTTTTACGGAATGCTATTTTAGCTCTTTTAGAATATCCCGGCAGTTCTTTGCTGGGGATTATGAGACTGTTAGTTGATAAGGCATATCGGAAAAAAGTAATCAGTAAAGTTACTGATCCGGTGGTCCGATCTTTTTGGGTTGATGAATATTCAAAATACCCGGATAGGTTTCAATCCGAAGCAATCGCTCCAATTCAAAATAAGGTTGGCCAATTTTTATCAACTTTTTTGATTAGAAATATTGTTGGCCAGGTGAAATCAAAATTAGATATGCGCGAGATAATGGATACCAAGAAGATATTTATTATGAATTTAGCAAAAGGCCGTGTCGGCGAAGATTCTTCGGCATTATTAGGCGCGATTATGATTACCAAGGTTCAATTGGCGGCTATGAGCCGAGTTGATATACCAGAAGAAGAGCGCAAAGATTTTTACTTGTATGTTGACGAGTTCCAAAATTTTGCCACCGAGTCATTTGCTAATATTTTATCCGAAGCCCGAAAATATCGCCTTGATCTTATTATTGCGCATCAGTATATTGAGCAATTAGACGAGACAGTTCAAGCAGCGGTATTTGGTAATGTGGGAACTATTATGTGTTTTCGGATTGGTGCAGCTGATGCCGAAGCGGTAGTCAAAGAGTTTGAGCCAGAATTTACTGAAACAGATTTGGTAAATTTAGCCAAATTTGATGTTTATATGAAGTTGATGATTGATGGCGTGTCTTCGGCTCCTTTTTCTGCCGGTACCCTGCCGCCTCTGGCCGCAGACATCCAAGAAGGAAATCGTGAAAAAATAATTAAAATTTCGCGTGAACGCTATGCTGAACCCCGAAAAGAGGTTGAGGAAAAAATAAATCGCTGGAGCGGAATGATGGACGAGGGCCGGGAAAATGGCGTTGGTGAAGGGGATGGCGGAGGGGCCGGAAAAAAAGTAGGATTTCGTCCAACCGGGTCGGCGGGTAGAGATACCTCACCTAAATTTGAAGCTACTTGCTCTCATTGTGGTGAAAAGACGGATTTACCCTTTAAGCCGGACCCAGCCCGGCCAGTTTATTGCCGGGAGTGTTTGCAAAAGGTAAGAAGCGGAGAAGTTAAACCGGCTAGAGCGCCCAGACGACCATCAGGTTCCGCCCAGCCACAACCCAGTGCCGGCCCCGAGCCGGTAACTAAAAAAGTACCCGAAGAAGTTTCTTTAAAAGACGCTATGAGTCAGGGAACCGTGGCCTTTGACGGGAAAAAGAAAAATAAAAACGATGATCAGAATGATAGGTGA